The following are encoded in a window of Penicillium oxalicum strain HP7-1 chromosome II, whole genome shotgun sequence genomic DNA:
- a CDS encoding UDP-N-acetylglucosamine pyrophosphorylase: MAAIKDTVSNLINMITGSAEEAPREPSAEEFKDLQKKYTDAGQGQVFAFVDELQTVDKSRLFHQLSTFDVTRINELADKALNPPKTDETRRNPRAPPELRDRLDHRFGSHRSQGLGTRLGSSAPKGCFDIGLLSEKSLFQLQAERIVKLQQLASQAHGTQGAVIPWYVMTSGPTRKPTEEFFEKHKFFGLSKENVFIFEQGVLPCISNDGKIIMESKSKVAVAPDGNGGIYQAIVTSGVREDMRKRGIKHIHAYCVDNCLVKVADPVFIGFSASKKVDIATKVVRKRDAAESVGLILQKNGKPDVVEYSEIDQATAEAKDPQDAALLKFRAANIVNHYYSFDFFESIETWMHKLPHHIARKKIPYVDPESGEAVKPTSPNGVKLEQFVFDVFPMTPLDKFACIEVRREDEFSPLKNAAGTGQDDPDTSRADIMKQGQRWIEAAGGIVVTEGDKFGVEVSPLISYGGENLEFLQGREIKAPAIIEKEED, encoded by the exons ATGGCTGCGATCAAGGACACCGTTTCCAATCTGATCAACATGATCACTGGGTCGGCCGAGGAAGCTCCCCGCGAGCCCTCCGCCGAGGAATTCAAGGATCTCCAAAAGAAGTACACCGACGCGGGACAAGGACAAgtctttgcctttgtcgATGAGCTCCAAACGGTCGACAAGTCTCGACTTTTCCACCAGCTGTCCACCTTCGACGTGACACGTATCAACGAGCTGGCCGACAAGGCCCTCAACCCACCCAAGACCGACGAGACCCGCCGCAACCCTCGAGCCCCTCCCGAGCTCCGCGACCGCCTCGATCATCGATTCGGATCCCACCGATCTCAAGGCCTG GGTACTCGTCTGGGAAGCTCCGCTCCCAAGGGCTGCTTTGACATTGGTTTGTTGAGCGAGAAGTCGCTCTTCCAACTCCAGGCGGAGCGCATTGTCAAGTTGCAGCAGTTGGCCAGCCAGGCTCACGGTACTCAGGGCGCCGTCATCCCCTGGTATGTGATGACCAGTGGCCCGACCCGCAAACCCACCGAGGAGTTCTTTGAGAAGCACAAGTTCTTTGGCTTGAGCAAGGAGAATGTTTTCATCTTTGAGCAGGGTGTCTTGCCATGCATTTCAAATGACGGCAAGATCATTATGGAAAGCAAGAGTAAG GTGGCCGTCGCTCCAGATGGCAATGGCGGTATCTACCAGGCCATCGTGACGTCCGGTGTGCGCGAGGACATGCGCAAGCGTGGCATCAAGCACATCCATGCCTACTGTGTGGACAACTGCCTCGTCAAGGTTGCCGACCCCGTCTTCATCGGTTTCTCCGCCTCCAAGAAGGTCGACATCGCCACCAAGGTGGTGCGCAAGCGCGACGCTGCCGAGTCCGTGGGTCTGATTCTGCAAAAGAACGGCAAGCCCGACGTGGTTGAGTATTCAGAGATTGACCAGGCGActgccgaggccaaggatCCCCAAGACGCTGCGTTGCTAAAGTTCCGTGCCGCCAACATTGTCAACCACTACTATTCCTTTGACTTCTTCGAGTCTATCGAGACCTGGATGCACAAGCTGCCCCACCACATCGCTCGCAAGAAGATCCCCTACGTCGACCCGGAGAGCGGCGAGGCTGTCAAGCCCACTAGCCCCAATGGTGTCAAGCTGGAGCAATTTGTGTTTGATGTGTTCCCCATGACGCCTCTGGACAAATTCGCCTGCATTGAGGTTCGTCGCGAGGACGAATTCTCTCCGCTGAAGAATGCGGCGGGTACTGGTCAGGATGATCCCGACACCAGCCGTGCCGATATCATGAAGCAAGGCCAGCGGTGGATCGAGGCCGCGGGCGGCATCGTGGTCACCGAGGGAGACAAGTTTGGCGTGGAAGTCTCTCCCTTGATCAGCTAT GGCGGCGAGAATCTGGAATTCCTTCAGGGCCGGGAGATCAAGGCTCCAGCGATTatcgagaaggaagaggattAA